Proteins from a single region of Allofrancisella inopinata:
- a CDS encoding TolC family protein → MQKSLLGLACFLGANLVFAAEITQEDTKPKYNSAGRPIGTDIFENPYSVAKQYAKADQIKKDNRFYDLKKADEVATVGSTKEKFYSLIDIYNLAAEHNAEYLAARSTFASNIETVPKALGGLLPKIDFQYNLRRDIYDEFGGQVRDTANNFNFSGEQVLFDWSKWKTFTQATYLQKSYAMIYAKAEQTLIINTVTAYFELLRAEQALQFQLANEAWNKKLYKTQEYQYKAGAVSYADLKTTDAQYRQAIADRVDAQKSLIAAKATMAKLIGKRISSILYISKSTEFEPPTPNDINYWLKTAEQYNLDIAQKEFEYQAAQEGVGIQWGNFFPKVDLTGGIRMSRNNLSGNPQQINLIPTKYDVANISGNVNWNLLKGGSDFAQLKQASYDNQAANYALLQTKREVYAGTVEAFQTVVLDSIRIEAFKKSVYAGLASVKAILEGFEAGTQTVVDLLNRQTILVQAQLSFADSIFNYVEHYAQLKQLQGSLTYKDVEYINLLLGKTNIISQIAIE, encoded by the coding sequence ATGCAAAAGAGTTTATTAGGTTTGGCATGTTTTCTTGGTGCTAATTTGGTTTTTGCAGCAGAGATAACACAAGAAGATACTAAACCTAAATATAATTCTGCTGGTAGACCTATAGGTACAGATATTTTTGAAAACCCATATAGCGTCGCTAAACAGTATGCTAAAGCTGACCAAATTAAGAAAGATAATCGATTTTATGATCTTAAAAAGGCTGATGAAGTTGCTACGGTTGGTTCTACTAAAGAAAAATTTTATAGTTTAATAGATATTTATAATTTAGCAGCTGAACATAACGCTGAGTATCTAGCAGCTAGATCGACTTTTGCTTCTAATATAGAGACGGTGCCAAAAGCTCTTGGTGGGTTACTTCCAAAGATCGACTTTCAATATAACCTTAGAAGAGATATTTATGATGAGTTTGGAGGCCAAGTTAGAGACACCGCAAACAATTTCAACTTCAGTGGAGAACAGGTGCTTTTTGATTGGAGTAAATGGAAAACTTTTACACAGGCTACTTACCTACAAAAATCATATGCGATGATTTATGCAAAAGCAGAACAGACTCTTATTATAAATACTGTAACCGCATATTTTGAACTTTTAAGAGCCGAGCAGGCACTACAGTTTCAGCTTGCAAATGAGGCTTGGAACAAAAAATTATATAAAACACAAGAGTATCAGTATAAAGCAGGTGCAGTTTCTTATGCCGATTTAAAAACTACAGACGCGCAATATCGCCAAGCAATAGCTGATAGGGTAGACGCACAAAAAAGTTTGATAGCTGCAAAAGCCACAATGGCAAAACTCATAGGTAAGAGAATAAGCTCTATTTTATATATTTCTAAATCTACTGAGTTTGAGCCTCCTACACCAAATGACATTAATTATTGGTTAAAGACGGCTGAGCAGTATAATTTGGATATTGCGCAAAAAGAATTTGAATACCAAGCTGCCCAAGAGGGTGTAGGTATACAGTGGGGTAACTTTTTTCCAAAAGTTGACTTAACTGGTGGAATCCGTATGTCAAGGAACAATCTTTCTGGTAACCCTCAACAAATAAATCTTATCCCAACAAAATATGATGTAGCAAACATCTCAGGTAACGTTAATTGGAACCTTCTAAAAGGTGGATCTGACTTTGCTCAGCTTAAGCAAGCAAGCTATGACAATCAGGCCGCTAACTATGCTTTACTTCAAACTAAACGAGAAGTTTATGCTGGTACTGTTGAAGCTTTTCAGACTGTGGTTTTGGATTCGATTAGGATAGAGGCATTTAAAAAGTCTGTTTATGCTGGATTAGCTTCTGTTAAAGCTATTTTAGAAGGCTTTGAAGCAGGTACACAGACAGTAGTCGATTTGTTAAACCGCCAGACGATACTTGTACAAGCCCAGCTTTCATTTGCTGATTCTATATTCAATTATGTTGAGCATTACGCTCAATTAAAGCAATTGCAAGGTAGTTTGACATATAAAGATGTGGAGTATATAAATTTACTATTAGGTAAGACAAACATAATTTCACAAATCGCTATTGAATAA
- a CDS encoding 4'-phosphopantetheinyl transferase family protein: protein MQNIYVFILTIKDFIATDTVKVIKNKFSIEGGSNQKLFSNFIRYWVFSEFFDISKPVFYVDSNNKPFLENSEGLKFSISHTSETVVIAVASNDIGIDVENIKRKRKFLNVAERYFNEREYQVLRESSNLNKDFYTLWTLKEAQVKRNGLGIAYGFAEAKFSRNNKSWYSNYYPNDFFSFEKNEDVFSVCSKDVASKDIRVFEIMKNFSFQEFTVARFLG from the coding sequence ATGCAAAATATCTACGTTTTTATCTTAACAATTAAAGATTTTATAGCTACAGATACAGTTAAAGTTATAAAGAATAAGTTTAGTATAGAGGGTGGCTCCAACCAGAAACTATTTTCTAATTTTATTAGATATTGGGTTTTTAGTGAATTTTTTGATATTAGTAAACCTGTTTTTTATGTAGATAGTAATAACAAGCCTTTTTTAGAAAATTCTGAAGGTTTAAAGTTTAGTATTAGCCACACTTCAGAAACAGTAGTTATTGCAGTAGCAAGTAATGATATAGGAATAGATGTTGAAAATATAAAAAGAAAAAGAAAATTTCTTAATGTGGCTGAACGCTATTTTAATGAGAGAGAGTACCAAGTATTAAGGGAAAGTAGTAACTTAAATAAAGATTTTTATACCCTTTGGACTCTAAAAGAAGCTCAAGTTAAAAGAAATGGGCTAGGAATAGCTTATGGCTTTGCTGAGGCTAAATTTAGCAGAAATAATAAAAGTTGGTACAGTAATTACTATCCTAATGATTTTTTCTCATTTGAAAAGAATGAGGATGTTTTTTCAGTTTGCAGTAAAGATGTAGCAAGTAAGGATATAAGAGTTTTTGAAATTATGAAAAATTTTAGTTTCCAGGAATTCACGGTAGCGCGATTTTTGGGTTGA
- the purF gene encoding amidophosphoribosyltransferase produces the protein MCGVIGVAGPSQVSYLLFDGLSLLQHRGQDAAGIATMDQGRFFIRKNTGLVNEVFTDEKLEKSRGKIGIGHVRYPTAGSLGAADSQPFYVNNPHGIVFAHNGNLTNVKELATVLHDIERRHLNTTSDSELLLNFFACGMNKSRGCPTPQAVFKAVEFVFKHAKGGYACTAMIADFGLIAFRDPFGIRPLVFGVKEYENGEKAYMVASESVSLDISGFRVLRDVEPGEVIIITEDRKIHSKVCAKKPVLAPCLFEYVYFARPDSIMNGVSVYQARVDAGKMLSKRILEAWKGSEIDIVIPVPETGRASAQEIATALGVEYREGFVKNRYVGRTFIMPESADRKNYVRRKLNPIPAEFKDKNVLLVDDSIVRGTTSKRIIEMIRDLGAKSVYLASVSPAVCYPNVYGIDMPTKSELIAHSRSVEEIRQWIGVDGLIYLPLSDLKEVIQKQNPDIVEFEDSVFSGNYITGDVDERYLDELEKERVALKREALKYRGFD, from the coding sequence ATGTGTGGAGTAATAGGGGTTGCTGGTCCTAGTCAGGTTAGTTATTTATTGTTTGATGGTTTAAGCCTTTTGCAACATAGAGGTCAAGATGCTGCTGGCATTGCAACTATGGATCAAGGTCGTTTTTTTATTCGTAAAAATACAGGATTGGTAAATGAAGTTTTTACTGATGAGAAGCTAGAGAAGTCTAGAGGTAAAATCGGTATAGGTCATGTAAGGTATCCAACAGCTGGAAGTTTAGGAGCAGCAGATAGTCAACCTTTTTATGTTAATAACCCTCATGGAATAGTCTTTGCCCATAATGGTAACTTAACTAATGTTAAAGAGCTTGCTACAGTATTGCACGATATAGAAAGACGTCATCTTAATACGACTTCAGACTCGGAGCTTTTATTAAACTTTTTTGCTTGTGGTATGAATAAATCGCGGGGTTGTCCAACACCTCAAGCCGTTTTTAAAGCAGTTGAATTTGTTTTTAAACACGCAAAAGGCGGTTATGCTTGTACAGCTATGATAGCTGATTTTGGTTTAATAGCATTTAGAGATCCTTTTGGTATTCGTCCTTTAGTGTTTGGTGTTAAAGAGTATGAGAATGGTGAAAAAGCATATATGGTGGCTAGTGAGAGTGTTTCACTAGATATATCTGGCTTTAGAGTTTTACGAGATGTTGAACCTGGTGAAGTTATTATTATAACTGAGGATAGGAAAATTCACTCAAAAGTTTGTGCTAAAAAACCAGTCTTAGCACCTTGCTTATTTGAGTATGTGTATTTTGCCCGACCAGATAGTATCATGAATGGAGTTAGTGTCTATCAAGCAAGAGTAGATGCTGGAAAAATGCTAAGTAAGAGGATCTTAGAAGCTTGGAAAGGTAGTGAGATAGATATCGTAATCCCAGTTCCAGAAACAGGTCGTGCTTCTGCTCAAGAAATAGCAACAGCATTAGGTGTTGAGTATAGAGAGGGGTTTGTTAAAAACAGATACGTTGGTAGAACTTTTATAATGCCAGAATCAGCTGATAGAAAAAACTATGTTAGAAGAAAACTAAATCCAATTCCAGCAGAATTTAAAGATAAGAATGTTCTACTTGTAGATGACTCTATAGTGCGAGGTACAACATCTAAGCGTATTATAGAGATGATTAGAGATCTAGGGGCAAAGTCTGTTTATTTAGCTTCTGTGTCACCTGCAGTATGTTATCCAAATGTTTATGGTATAGATATGCCTACTAAATCAGAGTTGATTGCTCATAGTCGATCAGTAGAGGAAATTCGCCAATGGATAGGAGTTGATGGGCTTATATACTTACCTTTATCAGACTTAAAAGAAGTAATTCAAAAGCAAAACCCTGACATAGTTGAGTTTGAAGATAGTGTTTTCTCCGGAAATTATATTACTGGCGATGTTGATGAGAGATATTTAGATGAGCTTGAAAAAGAAAGAGTTGCTTTAAAAAGAGAAGCACTAAAGTATAGAGGGTTTGATTAG
- the purL gene encoding phosphoribosylformylglycinamidine synthase, with protein MIKVFEGLSALSQFKKDKLLAEAKAISKNVNSLEAKFLHVLELENQLSPAQERIIRSLLDYNKEYGASNPCGTTFIVAPRVGTISPWSSKATDIIHNTGISTVKRVERAILYGIEGNISVQELKDIQNLLHDRMVEEVFAGKSSLEHLFKRAKPKPMEFINVLEKGEQAIKAADKKLGLALSEQEISYLASEYIKLNRNPTDTELYMFAQANSEHCRHKIFNAKWTIDGEEQDKSLFKMIKNTTQNASEGVLSAYKDNAAVIEGATAQRFYTNTETGVYGFKQEEVDILMKVETHNHPTAIAPFSGSATGVGGEIRDEGATGLGAKPKAGLTGFCVSNLNIPNFEQPWEVNKYGKPDHIVTPLQIMLEAPIGGAHYSNEFGRPNLCGYFRTYEQLAKTSNGKETFGYHKPIMIAGGMGNIKRMHVEKGDIKLGAKLICLGGPAMRIGLGGGAASSVVSSGANSELDFASVQRDNAEMERRCQEVIDKCWQMGEKNPITFIHDVGAGGISNAFPELVKDGNVGGHFELRKVLVGEEGLSPLEIWSNESQERYVLSVDPHNLEFFENLCKRERCPFAVVGEAISEKYITLNDEYFGNKPVDLPMGLLFGNTPQMHIDVKTVKVEQDAFDTSIIKLDDAIERVLKVPAVASKSFLITIGDRSITGMVARDQMVGPWQVPVADCAVTTATVDSQAGEAMAMGERTPVATINAAASGRLAIAEAVTNLLAADIRKLSDIRLSANWMVAANQGDENQKLYETVKAVGMEFAPELGIAIPVGKDSMSMKTKWSDNGQEKSVTSPLSLVISGFAPVANARKTLTPVLVDDKDTTLLHIDLSNGAGRLGASSLAQAYNQVGKVAPDVEASKLKALFENITKLKSENKILAYHDVSDGGVFATLAEMSFAGRKGLDIKLQTQKTTVILGSDPESQPVMLENDSVLAKLFAEEIGVVIQVKNSDVVLVQELFKDTQIHLCAIAKLNSSDEINIFANSEKIYSNTCINLQRWWAETSYNIQSLRDNSECAKQEFDSILNTDDKGIHVKATFDIEEDITAQFINLEKPKVAILREQGVNGHVEMAAAFTTAGFEAHDVHMSDLHVGRVTLDDFKVLVACGGFSYGDVLGAGGGWAKNILFTERLRDEFSRFFGRNDTLTLGVCNGCQMLAQLKSLILGAENWPIFIKNKSEQFEARTSMVEIQESDSIWFADMAGTKAPIAVAHGEGRPLFENDSQQQALLASSQVALKYIDGQGKATEIYPYNPNGAIGGLTAVTALDGRVLAMMPHPERVYRAITNSHIPAEYDEYSVWMRMFRNARRWVG; from the coding sequence ATGATTAAGGTTTTCGAAGGTTTAAGTGCATTATCTCAATTTAAAAAAGATAAGCTTTTGGCAGAAGCTAAAGCTATTTCAAAAAATGTAAACTCACTAGAAGCTAAGTTTTTACATGTTTTGGAGCTAGAAAATCAGCTAAGTCCAGCTCAAGAAAGGATTATTAGGTCACTGTTGGATTATAATAAAGAGTATGGTGCTTCTAACCCTTGTGGTACAACGTTTATAGTGGCTCCTAGAGTTGGGACAATTTCTCCATGGTCATCTAAAGCCACAGATATAATTCACAATACTGGAATTTCCACGGTAAAAAGAGTTGAGAGAGCGATACTTTACGGTATAGAGGGTAATATTTCCGTACAAGAGTTAAAAGATATCCAAAACCTTTTACATGATCGCATGGTTGAAGAGGTTTTTGCTGGTAAGTCTAGTTTGGAGCACCTTTTTAAAAGAGCTAAGCCTAAGCCAATGGAGTTTATTAATGTTTTAGAAAAAGGCGAGCAAGCTATTAAAGCTGCCGATAAAAAATTAGGGTTAGCATTAAGTGAACAAGAAATAAGTTACTTAGCTTCAGAATATATCAAGCTAAACAGAAACCCTACAGATACAGAACTTTATATGTTTGCTCAAGCTAACTCAGAGCATTGTAGACATAAAATCTTCAATGCTAAATGGACTATAGATGGCGAAGAACAAGATAAATCTTTGTTTAAAATGATTAAAAACACTACGCAGAATGCATCTGAAGGAGTGCTATCAGCTTACAAAGATAACGCAGCTGTGATAGAGGGTGCAACGGCTCAGAGATTTTATACAAATACAGAGACAGGTGTATATGGCTTTAAGCAAGAAGAAGTAGATATCCTGATGAAAGTAGAAACTCATAATCATCCTACAGCTATTGCACCATTTAGTGGTTCGGCAACTGGTGTTGGTGGTGAGATACGTGATGAAGGTGCAACTGGTCTTGGAGCAAAACCAAAAGCAGGTTTAACTGGTTTTTGTGTTTCTAACCTTAATATCCCTAATTTTGAGCAACCTTGGGAAGTTAATAAATATGGTAAACCAGACCATATAGTTACACCTTTGCAAATTATGTTAGAAGCACCTATTGGGGGAGCTCATTATTCAAATGAATTTGGTCGACCAAATTTGTGTGGTTACTTTCGTACTTATGAGCAGCTAGCAAAAACATCAAATGGTAAAGAGACGTTTGGTTACCATAAGCCAATTATGATTGCTGGTGGTATGGGCAATATCAAAAGAATGCATGTTGAGAAAGGTGATATCAAACTGGGAGCTAAGTTAATTTGTCTTGGTGGTCCTGCTATGCGTATAGGTTTAGGCGGGGGAGCTGCCTCTTCAGTAGTATCCTCTGGTGCTAATTCTGAGTTAGATTTTGCTTCTGTTCAACGTGATAATGCTGAAATGGAGCGTCGTTGCCAAGAAGTAATTGATAAATGTTGGCAGATGGGTGAAAAAAACCCTATTACATTTATTCATGATGTTGGCGCTGGTGGTATCTCAAACGCTTTTCCAGAACTTGTAAAAGATGGTAATGTTGGTGGCCACTTTGAGCTAAGAAAAGTTTTAGTGGGTGAAGAGGGGTTGTCACCCTTAGAAATTTGGTCAAATGAATCTCAAGAAAGATATGTATTATCAGTAGACCCACACAACTTGGAATTTTTTGAAAATTTATGTAAGCGTGAGAGATGTCCATTTGCTGTGGTTGGTGAAGCTATTTCAGAAAAATATATTACGTTAAATGATGAGTATTTTGGTAATAAGCCTGTTGATTTACCAATGGGGTTGTTATTTGGTAATACACCACAGATGCACATTGATGTTAAAACTGTCAAAGTTGAGCAAGATGCTTTCGATACAAGTATTATCAAGCTTGATGATGCGATTGAGCGAGTGCTAAAAGTACCAGCTGTAGCTTCTAAATCTTTTCTTATCACAATTGGTGATAGGAGTATTACAGGTATGGTGGCGCGTGATCAGATGGTCGGTCCATGGCAGGTGCCAGTTGCAGATTGTGCTGTAACAACTGCTACTGTAGATAGTCAAGCGGGTGAAGCAATGGCAATGGGCGAGAGAACTCCAGTAGCTACGATAAATGCGGCTGCTTCTGGAAGATTAGCAATTGCCGAAGCTGTAACAAACCTATTAGCAGCTGATATTAGAAAGCTAAGTGATATTAGGCTGTCGGCAAACTGGATGGTTGCTGCAAATCAAGGCGATGAAAACCAAAAGTTATACGAAACTGTCAAAGCAGTCGGTATGGAATTTGCTCCAGAGCTTGGTATTGCAATACCAGTCGGTAAAGATTCAATGTCGATGAAAACTAAATGGTCTGACAATGGGCAAGAAAAATCTGTAACATCGCCACTTTCGCTGGTGATTTCAGGATTTGCTCCTGTAGCTAATGCACGTAAGACTTTAACACCAGTCTTAGTTGATGACAAAGATACTACTTTGTTACATATCGATTTATCAAATGGAGCTGGTAGGCTAGGTGCTTCATCTCTTGCACAAGCTTATAATCAAGTGGGTAAGGTTGCTCCTGATGTAGAGGCAAGTAAGCTAAAGGCACTATTTGAGAATATCACTAAGCTAAAATCAGAGAATAAAATTCTCGCTTATCATGATGTTTCGGATGGTGGCGTATTTGCTACTTTAGCAGAGATGTCCTTTGCTGGGCGTAAAGGTCTAGATATTAAGCTACAAACCCAAAAAACAACTGTCATTTTGGGCTCCGATCCGGAATCTCAACCGGTTATGCTTGAGAATGATTCAGTACTAGCTAAACTTTTTGCTGAAGAGATTGGTGTTGTAATCCAAGTGAAAAATAGTGACGTTGTATTAGTTCAAGAGCTATTTAAAGATACGCAAATCCACCTGTGTGCAATAGCTAAGCTAAATTCTAGTGATGAGATAAACATCTTTGCAAATAGTGAAAAAATATATTCAAATACGTGTATAAATCTACAAAGATGGTGGGCAGAAACTTCTTACAATATCCAGTCACTTCGTGATAACAGTGAGTGTGCAAAGCAGGAATTTGATAGTATTCTAAATACTGATGATAAAGGTATCCATGTCAAGGCTACTTTTGATATTGAAGAAGATATTACAGCGCAGTTTATCAATCTAGAGAAGCCAAAAGTTGCAATCCTAAGAGAGCAAGGTGTAAATGGTCATGTTGAGATGGCAGCTGCATTTACTACAGCAGGATTTGAAGCACATGATGTGCATATGTCAGATCTGCATGTAGGTCGTGTAACTTTGGATGATTTCAAAGTACTAGTAGCTTGTGGAGGGTTTTCATATGGTGATGTTTTAGGTGCCGGTGGTGGCTGGGCTAAAAATATTCTATTTACAGAAAGATTAAGAGACGAATTTAGCAGGTTTTTTGGTAGAAATGATACTTTGACACTAGGCGTATGCAATGGCTGCCAAATGTTAGCGCAATTAAAATCTTTAATCCTTGGTGCTGAAAATTGGCCAATATTTATCAAAAACAAATCAGAACAGTTTGAGGCAAGAACTTCTATGGTCGAAATTCAAGAGTCTGATTCTATTTGGTTTGCTGATATGGCTGGTACAAAAGCACCGATTGCTGTAGCACACGGCGAAGGTCGTCCACTTTTTGAAAATGATTCACAACAACAAGCTTTATTAGCAAGCTCACAAGTAGCTCTTAAGTATATTGATGGGCAAGGCAAAGCTACAGAAATATATCCATATAATCCAAATGGTGCAATAGGTGGCTTAACAGCTGTAACAGCTCTAGATGGTCGTGTGCTTGCGATGATGCCACATCCGGAGCGTGTTTATAGAGCGATTACAAACTCGCATATCCCAGCAGAATATGATGAGTATTCTGTATGGATGAGAATGTTTAGGAATGCTAGAAGGTGGGTCGGGTAG
- the purB gene encoding adenylosuccinate lyase, producing MIKRYDVAEISKIWADENKYAKMLEVELAILEALEDKMVPKGTAAEIRAKAAIRPERVDEIEKVTKHDIIAFCTSIAEQFTAETGKFFHFGVTSSDIIDSALSLQIRESLEYVVKDLEALCDSLLAKAQETKGIITMGRSHGMFAEPMSFGQKFLGAYVEFKRRLKDLKEFQKDGLTVQFSGAVGNYCILTTEDEKKAAEILGLPVEEVSTQVIPRDRIAKLISIHGLIASAIERLAVEIRHLHRSDVFEVYEGFSKGQKGSSTMPHKKNPISTENLTGMARMLRSHVSIALENCVLWHERDISHSSAERFYLPDNFGIMVYALRRMKNTIDNLVVQEDIIEDRVRSTSAYLSSFYLHFLVANTPFMREDCYKIVQQVAFDLKSGESFSIKLQKVMQDEHNITLAIPEMDFEGIKKTYLKEIDHVFERSIKA from the coding sequence ATGATAAAAAGATATGATGTAGCAGAAATCTCAAAAATTTGGGCAGATGAAAATAAATACGCTAAGATGCTTGAGGTTGAGTTGGCTATATTAGAAGCTTTAGAAGATAAAATGGTACCAAAAGGTACAGCTGCTGAAATTAGAGCTAAAGCAGCAATTAGACCAGAAAGAGTTGATGAGATTGAGAAGGTAACAAAGCATGATATTATTGCTTTTTGTACTTCTATAGCTGAGCAGTTTACAGCTGAAACAGGCAAGTTTTTTCACTTTGGTGTTACATCATCAGATATTATTGATTCAGCCCTTAGTTTGCAAATTCGTGAATCTCTGGAGTACGTTGTTAAGGATCTAGAGGCACTTTGTGATTCATTACTTGCAAAAGCTCAAGAGACAAAAGGTATCATTACGATGGGTAGAAGTCATGGTATGTTTGCGGAACCCATGAGTTTTGGTCAAAAGTTTTTAGGTGCTTACGTTGAATTTAAACGCAGATTAAAAGATCTTAAAGAGTTCCAGAAAGATGGACTTACAGTGCAGTTTTCAGGTGCAGTTGGTAATTATTGTATTTTAACTACAGAAGATGAGAAAAAAGCAGCTGAAATATTAGGCTTGCCTGTTGAGGAGGTTTCTACTCAGGTTATTCCTAGAGACAGAATTGCTAAGTTAATTTCAATTCATGGTCTTATAGCTTCTGCTATTGAGAGACTCGCGGTTGAGATTAGACACTTGCATAGAAGTGATGTTTTTGAAGTTTATGAAGGTTTCTCAAAAGGGCAAAAAGGTTCTTCTACTATGCCGCATAAGAAAAATCCAATTTCTACAGAAAACTTAACAGGTATGGCTAGAATGCTTAGATCACATGTATCTATTGCTTTAGAAAACTGCGTGCTATGGCATGAAAGAGACATTTCACACTCTTCGGCAGAGCGTTTTTACCTGCCGGATAATTTTGGGATTATGGTTTATGCATTGCGTAGAATGAAAAATACTATAGATAACCTTGTAGTACAAGAGGATATTATTGAAGATAGGGTAAGAAGCACAAGCGCATATTTATCAAGCTTTTATCTCCACTTTTTGGTTGCAAACACTCCATTTATGCGTGAAGATTGCTACAAGATCGTGCAGCAAGTAGCGTTTGATCTAAAATCAGGTGAATCTTTCTCTATAAAGTTACAAAAAGTTATGCAAGATGAGCATAACATCACTCTTGCTATACCAGAAATGGATTTTGAAGGTATCAAAAAAACATATCTAAAAGAAATAGATCATGTGTTTGAAAGATCTATAAAAGCATAA
- a CDS encoding ABC transporter ATP-binding protein/permease yields the protein MLYRQIKHVLNIPRQTVYILIIYSLLLGFLSLAVPISVQTLVNLVGVSLSVRPVISLITILFILLTASFFVRIFQLKLVEDLQRKVFVNTLFRIVSCIYKVDFNDLTKINVREKLNRIFELKFLQKSIAVIFIILLDIFLQTLFCVIILAFYHPMFLVFDILLVLCIVLAIFLPMKAGYEAGLAESTAVYDIVEWFEEKTAEFLSFRQRSINCAVQKVDTKLCDYLDSRSKFFGVILRQHIYIGLTYIFINILLLGIGSYLIINGQLSIGQLIAAELLVNIMLLGLLKFSQYLYDCYGFLVGIRKVLDLLEIAKKEEIPKEHQVAVLAAKITDVEIKLNDHNYFLDFKSNVINTLSLPTVKVQTLLNSFFNDTAKEVIKIDKICIRNYTKEQLSEFLHIASGVEVVSGTVLDNLCESGYSQAKLGYLSELLEIFDISFLEQYFEQKIDSQIIKYNLEFDSLVLLKMNIIRAILKQPKLLILIDSYGLTNRCKDKTLVQILENLMIPTLIISIE from the coding sequence GTGCTATATAGACAAATAAAACATGTGTTGAATATACCAAGGCAAACGGTATATATACTGATTATATATAGTTTATTGTTAGGGTTTCTTTCTCTTGCAGTTCCTATATCTGTACAAACTTTAGTAAATTTGGTTGGCGTTAGTTTGTCTGTTAGACCTGTAATTTCATTGATAACAATTTTATTTATCTTACTTACAGCATCTTTTTTTGTAAGAATTTTTCAGTTAAAGCTAGTAGAAGATCTTCAGAGAAAGGTATTTGTAAATACTTTATTTCGTATAGTATCATGCATTTATAAAGTTGATTTTAATGATTTGACAAAAATAAATGTAAGGGAGAAACTAAATAGAATATTCGAGCTAAAGTTTTTACAAAAATCGATAGCAGTTATTTTTATAATTTTATTGGATATTTTCCTTCAAACACTATTTTGTGTAATTATCTTAGCGTTTTATCACCCGATGTTTTTGGTTTTTGATATTTTGCTTGTGTTATGTATAGTTTTAGCCATATTTTTACCAATGAAAGCTGGTTATGAGGCTGGACTTGCTGAGTCTACAGCAGTTTATGATATTGTAGAATGGTTTGAAGAAAAAACAGCTGAATTTTTATCCTTTAGGCAAAGATCTATCAATTGTGCTGTTCAAAAAGTAGACACAAAACTATGTGATTATTTGGATTCTAGATCAAAGTTTTTTGGCGTGATACTTAGACAACATATATACATAGGATTGACGTACATATTTATTAATATTTTACTTTTGGGTATAGGGAGCTATCTCATTATAAATGGACAACTATCTATTGGTCAGCTTATAGCAGCTGAGTTATTGGTTAATATTATGCTTTTGGGGCTCCTTAAGTTTAGTCAGTATCTTTATGATTGTTATGGATTTTTAGTTGGTATTAGAAAGGTCTTAGATCTGTTAGAAATAGCTAAAAAAGAGGAGATACCAAAAGAACATCAAGTAGCAGTTTTAGCAGCTAAGATTACAGATGTTGAAATTAAATTAAATGATCATAACTATTTTTTAGATTTTAAAAGTAATGTTATTAATACCTTGTCGTTACCTACAGTAAAGGTGCAGACTCTTTTAAATAGTTTTTTTAATGATACAGCTAAAGAGGTTATCAAAATAGATAAAATCTGTATTAGAAACTATACAAAGGAGCAATTGAGTGAATTTTTGCATATCGCCAGTGGTGTTGAAGTTGTTTCTGGGACAGTTTTAGACAATTTATGTGAGTCTGGTTATTCCCAAGCTAAATTAGGGTATTTAAGTGAGTTATTGGAAATCTTTGACATAAGTTTTCTTGAGCAGTATTTTGAGCAAAAAATTGATTCTCAAATTATAAAATATAATTTAGAGTTTGATAGTTTAGTGCTTTTGAAAATGAATATTATAAGAGCGATTTTAAAACAGCCAAAGCTTTTGATATTGATTGATTCATACGGTTTAACTAATAGGTGTAAAGATAAAACGCTAGTGCAGATTCTTGAAAACCTTATGATTCCTACGCTAATCATATCTATAGAGTAA